The Canis lupus dingo isolate Sandy chromosome 11, ASM325472v2, whole genome shotgun sequence genome includes a region encoding these proteins:
- the C11H5orf63 gene encoding glutaredoxin-like protein C5orf63 homolog isoform X4: MINVNRIKMLWFQGNSMQLAKYSFQLLLRNLSSKTLLPVLTLFTKDPCPLCDEAKETLEPYKNRAQRAGGHLETSSLGNNSPALEHFFCFIPTLEEPELPGARKERPSPSTASNQHEASH; this comes from the exons ATGATTAACGTGAATAG aattAAGATGCTCTGGTTTCAAGGAAATAGCATGCAACTTGCCAAATACTCCTTTCAACTCCTCTTGAGAAATCTCTCTTCTAAGACCCTTCTGCCCGTGCTGACCTTATTTACAAAG GATCCATGCCCCCTTTGTGATGAAGCCAAGGAAACACTGGAGCCTTATAAAAACAGG GCCCAGAGAGCTGGAGGTCATCTTGAAACATCATCACTAGGTAACAACTCTCCTGCCCTTGAGCACTTTTTTTGCTTCATCCCAACTCTAGAAGAACCAGAGCTTCCAGGAGCAAGGAAAGAAAGGCCTTCCCCTTCCACAGCTTCTAACCAGCACGAGGCTTCACACTGA
- the C11H5orf63 gene encoding glutaredoxin-like protein C5orf63 homolog isoform X1, with product MINVNRIKMLWFQGNSMQLAKYSFQLLLRNLSSKTLLPVLTLFTKDPCPLCDEAKETLEPYKNRFILQEVDITLPENSAWYERYKFDIPVFHLNGQFLMMHRADISKLEKQLQKLEQQGIGGWRAPS from the exons ATGATTAACGTGAATAG aattAAGATGCTCTGGTTTCAAGGAAATAGCATGCAACTTGCCAAATACTCCTTTCAACTCCTCTTGAGAAATCTCTCTTCTAAGACCCTTCTGCCCGTGCTGACCTTATTTACAAAG GATCCATGCCCCCTTTGTGATGAAGCCAAGGAAACACTGGAGCCTTATAAAAACAGG tttattttacaGGAGGTGGACATCACACTTCCAGAAAACTCTGCCTGGTATGAAAGGTATAAATTTGACATCCCTGTTTTCCATTTGAATGGCCAATTTCTGATGATGCATCGAGCAGACATCTCAAAACTTGAAAAGCAGCTCCAGAAACTTGAGCAGCAAGGTATTGGAGGCTGGAGGGCGCCTTCATGA
- the C11H5orf63 gene encoding glutaredoxin-like protein C5orf63 homolog isoform X3: MINVNRIKMLWFQGNSMQLAKYSFQLLLRNLSSKTLLPVLTLFTKDPCPLCDEAKETLEPYKNREVDITLPENSAWYERYKFDIPVFHLNGQFLMMHRADISKLEKQLQKLEQQGIGGWRAPS; encoded by the exons ATGATTAACGTGAATAG aattAAGATGCTCTGGTTTCAAGGAAATAGCATGCAACTTGCCAAATACTCCTTTCAACTCCTCTTGAGAAATCTCTCTTCTAAGACCCTTCTGCCCGTGCTGACCTTATTTACAAAG GATCCATGCCCCCTTTGTGATGAAGCCAAGGAAACACTGGAGCCTTATAAAAACAGG GAGGTGGACATCACACTTCCAGAAAACTCTGCCTGGTATGAAAGGTATAAATTTGACATCCCTGTTTTCCATTTGAATGGCCAATTTCTGATGATGCATCGAGCAGACATCTCAAAACTTGAAAAGCAGCTCCAGAAACTTGAGCAGCAAGGTATTGGAGGCTGGAGGGCGCCTTCATGA
- the C11H5orf63 gene encoding glutaredoxin-like protein C5orf63 homolog isoform X2, with protein MNAGRRIKMLWFQGNSMQLAKYSFQLLLRNLSSKTLLPVLTLFTKDPCPLCDEAKETLEPYKNRFILQEVDITLPENSAWYERYKFDIPVFHLNGQFLMMHRADISKLEKQLQKLEQQGIGGWRAPS; from the exons ATGAACGCAGGGAGGAG aattAAGATGCTCTGGTTTCAAGGAAATAGCATGCAACTTGCCAAATACTCCTTTCAACTCCTCTTGAGAAATCTCTCTTCTAAGACCCTTCTGCCCGTGCTGACCTTATTTACAAAG GATCCATGCCCCCTTTGTGATGAAGCCAAGGAAACACTGGAGCCTTATAAAAACAGG tttattttacaGGAGGTGGACATCACACTTCCAGAAAACTCTGCCTGGTATGAAAGGTATAAATTTGACATCCCTGTTTTCCATTTGAATGGCCAATTTCTGATGATGCATCGAGCAGACATCTCAAAACTTGAAAAGCAGCTCCAGAAACTTGAGCAGCAAGGTATTGGAGGCTGGAGGGCGCCTTCATGA
- the C11H5orf63 gene encoding glutaredoxin-like protein C5orf63 homolog isoform X5: MLWFQGNSMQLAKYSFQLLLRNLSSKTLLPVLTLFTKDPCPLCDEAKETLEPYKNRFILQEVDITLPENSAWYERYKFDIPVFHLNGQFLMMHRADISKLEKQLQKLEQQGIGGWRAPS, encoded by the exons ATGCTCTGGTTTCAAGGAAATAGCATGCAACTTGCCAAATACTCCTTTCAACTCCTCTTGAGAAATCTCTCTTCTAAGACCCTTCTGCCCGTGCTGACCTTATTTACAAAG GATCCATGCCCCCTTTGTGATGAAGCCAAGGAAACACTGGAGCCTTATAAAAACAGG tttattttacaGGAGGTGGACATCACACTTCCAGAAAACTCTGCCTGGTATGAAAGGTATAAATTTGACATCCCTGTTTTCCATTTGAATGGCCAATTTCTGATGATGCATCGAGCAGACATCTCAAAACTTGAAAAGCAGCTCCAGAAACTTGAGCAGCAAGGTATTGGAGGCTGGAGGGCGCCTTCATGA
- the C11H5orf63 gene encoding glutaredoxin-like protein C5orf63 homolog isoform X6, producing the protein MLWFQGNSMQLAKYSFQLLLRNLSSKTLLPVLTLFTKDPCPLCDEAKETLEPYKNREVDITLPENSAWYERYKFDIPVFHLNGQFLMMHRADISKLEKQLQKLEQQGIGGWRAPS; encoded by the exons ATGCTCTGGTTTCAAGGAAATAGCATGCAACTTGCCAAATACTCCTTTCAACTCCTCTTGAGAAATCTCTCTTCTAAGACCCTTCTGCCCGTGCTGACCTTATTTACAAAG GATCCATGCCCCCTTTGTGATGAAGCCAAGGAAACACTGGAGCCTTATAAAAACAGG GAGGTGGACATCACACTTCCAGAAAACTCTGCCTGGTATGAAAGGTATAAATTTGACATCCCTGTTTTCCATTTGAATGGCCAATTTCTGATGATGCATCGAGCAGACATCTCAAAACTTGAAAAGCAGCTCCAGAAACTTGAGCAGCAAGGTATTGGAGGCTGGAGGGCGCCTTCATGA